CCGTCCTGGCGGAGGCCGCAGACTGGGACGACACGGTCCTCGACCTGCGCGTCGAGGACCAGGACCACAGCGCCCGGCTGCTGCGCCGCGGCGAGGTGCTGGCTGCCGTCACCACGGAGCCGCAGCCGGTGCAGGGGTGCGCGGCGGAGCCGCTGGGGAGCATGCGCTACGTCCCGCTCGCCTCGCCCGCCCTGCTCGCGCGGCACGCGGCGGGCGACGTCGTCGACCTCGGCGCGATGCCCATGATGCGCTACAACGCGAAGGACGACCTGCAGCGCCTCGCGCTGAGCGGCGCCGGGCTGGACGTCGCCCCGCCCACGCACCTGGCGCCGTCGTTCGACGGGTTCCACCGGTCCGTCCGGGCCGGCCTGGGGTGGGGGATGCTCGTGGACGCCCAGGCCGTCGAGGACGTGCGCGCCGGTCGGCTGGTCCGCGTGCCCGGGCTCGACGACGTCCTCGTGCCCCTGTACTGGCAGGCGACCACCCTGCCCGTGACGCGCCTGGCGCGGCTCACGCAGGCGGTGCGGGAGGCGGCCCAGCGGACGCTCGAACGGGGGTGAGGCGGCACCGAGGTCGCGGACCGTCAGCGACGTCGCAGGGGTGCCGGCGCCTCCATGGACGCCTCGACCAGCACGGGCCGGAAGCCCAGCGCCTCGTTGACGTCGAGCATGTGCCGGTTCTCCTCGGCGTTCCACGTGATGATCGCGCGGGCCTCGGGCAGTGCGTCGCGCACAGCGATGAGGTTCGCCGCCTTCACGCGCATGCCGAGGCGGTGGCCGCGGTGCTCGGGCAGCACGATGGTGTCCCACTGGTCGATGAGCCCGTCCGGGCGCGAGCGGGGCGCCACCAGCTCGCTCAGGGCGACGATCCGGCCGGTGGCACGGTGTCGCGCCACCGCGCGGAAGAGCCGGCCGGTCGTGAGGATCTGCTCGTCCATGCGACGCACGCGGGCCGCATCCCAGACCTGCTCCACCACGGTGCGTTCCCCGGAGGGCACGTCCGTGGCCATGCGGGCCTTGAGGACGGCGAGGTCGTCCTGCAGGGCCGCGTCGGCCGCGCCCTCCCAGGCATGGAGCTCGTAGTCCGACGAGACGCGTTCGGCCTCGGCCAGGGCGACGGCGGGGTCGATCCCCGGATCGGCGAAGTCGTACCGGCTCACCCGCTCGATCTGGACGAGCGCGAAGCCGTAGGACTGGGCGAGACGCACACCCGGATGCTCGGCGGGCACCACGCCGGCGCCGTTGGGCGGGGTGAGCGCCCGTTGCCCGGCCACCGGTCGCGGCGTCAGCGGCCAGGTCTCGAAACGGGTGAGGCCGGCGGTGTCCTGGACGAGCCGCTCGGCCAGTGCGCGGCCGTGGCCGCGTCCGCGGTGCCGCGGGTGGACGTAGACGTTGAGGGAGGCCGCGTCAGGGTCGTCGACGTGGTTGATCAGGACGCGGGCGTAGCCGACCGCCTCGCCGTCGACGTACGCCAGGTAGCGGCGCTGCGTGTAGTCGGTCTCGGCGGCGGCCTGGATGAGGGCGTCCGTGGGGGTCTCGTCCCACTCGGTCGTGCCGATCAGCTCGTGGTTGTACTCGTCTCCGAGCTGGCAGTAGGCCCGCCAGTGGGGGTCGTCCGACGAGGCGGGCAGGGGGAATTCGATGATGTCAGGCATGCGGTGACTGCTTTCTGCAGATAGGGGTGGGCGCAGAGGCACCCGTCGAGCCGTGCTCGAGACGGGCGCGCGGCGAGTGCGCGCCAGTGGGCGCGGTAGGCGGCGTCGCGGACGGCGTGGCTGGCGCGTCGGGGAAGCGGCGGCGGAGGTCCGGGATGTCCATGGGGGGCGAGCCTAGGACCACAGGCCGGGAGGTGCGGGGGAGCCCGCGGAGCCCGCCAGGTCCGCGTGCATGCGGGTGTTCGGCACGACGACGCCGCGCACCGTGTTCCCCGGGTCCTCCCCGTCCACGGTGAACCCGAGGGCCTCGAGCACGGGCCGCGCCGAGCGGCTGGCGCGGACGTCCACGCGGAGCAGGCCCCGGCGTCGGGCCTCCGCGAGGACGGCGCCGACCAGCAGGTGGGAGGCGCCGCGCCCGCCGGCCTCCGGGTGGACGAAGAGCATGTCCAGGACGCCGTCCGCGGTGAGGTCCGCGAACCCGAGCACCCGTCCGGCCCCGTCCACGGCGACCACGGTCCAGGCGGCGGCGCGCCGGGCGGCCCACGCGTCGGCGTCGACGTCCGCGGGGCACCAGGCGCGGATCTGCTCCGGCGTGTAGTGCGCGGCCGCGGTGCCCGTGACAGCGGCGCGGAATACGTCCAGGGTGGCGGCGGCGTCGTCGGGGGCGTAGGGGCGCAGGGTGAGCGAGGGGCGGAGCGGGCGCATCAGCGCGACCGGGATCGGCCCGCCGTAGACGTGCGGGAACAGCTCCGACTGCGGGTCGGCGGGATTCCCCGGCTCGCGGCGCACCTCGAGTCCGGCCGCGGCCAGGGCGTCCTCGTCCAGGGCGACCAGGAACGCGTCCGGGCGGTCCGCGTAGAACGCCGCGGCCACCGCGCCGGCCTGCCGCTCATCCTCCGAGGCGTGCAGGAATCCGACCTCGGCGATGCCCGCCCCGCGCGTCGACGCCGTGTAGACGCCGGCGGCGCGGGCCGCGGCCCAGTCCTCGGGAAGGGTGAGGTGGAGGATCATGCGTCCGACCTGGGGAATCGGGGCGGAAAGGGTTGTTCCGCCCTTTTTCGATCAGCCCTTCTTGGAGGCGTTGTAGGCCTCGAGGACGTCGGCGGAGATGCGGCCGCGGTCGGCCACCTTGTAGCCGTTCTCCTCGGCCCAGGAGCGCACGGCGCCGGCGTCGTAGGAGGCGCCGGAACGGGAGGAGGGGGACTTGGAGGACTTGCGGGCCGGGGCGGAGGACTTGCCCAGCGGGCGAGCCACGGCGGTGTACTTCGAGAGGCGCTCGGCGACCTCCTCCAGGACGTCCTCGAGCTCACGGCGGTGCTCCTCGTTGAGGTCGATCGCGTACTCCTTGCCGTTCACCGAGAAGTACGTGGTCTCGGCGGGGGTGGAGTTGTCGAAGTCGTCGGCGATGGTGGTGATGGTGGCCATGAGAGAAGTCCTTCCAGAGCGGTTCACCGGCGGATTCACTGGTGTGATTTCACAATGACGACTATACAGGCGTGAATTCGTTGCCGAGAAACCGCGGCGGATGTTTCATAGTGTCCGTTTCCCGACCGAAAGCGCGTGAAGCGCCGTGTGTTTCCTGGACGAAAGCGGGAGTGTCGGGGTCATGTCCCGGGCAGGCGCAGCTCCGCCGCATAGGCCAGGTGGTCGGACGCGCCGACCCGCAGAGTGGTGCAGGAGAGCACCTCCACATCGCCCGTCACCAGGACGTGGTCGATGGGCGACCGCAGCCGGCCGGGCGCGTCCGAGGGCCAGGTGCCTCCGACGTCGTCCGGGCAGCGGAGGGCCGTGTCCGCCAGGTGCACGCGGTCCGCGAGCGGACCGTGGCGCAGGGTCGCGTTGAGGTCCCCGGCCACGACCATCGGCCCCTGCGCAGCGGCATGGTCCACCGCGCTCAGGCGGTCCAGGTCGCCGCGCCAGTCGTCCATCAAGCGCGGCAGCGGCGGCCCCGTGTGGACGCCGACGACGACCGGGCCGTCCGCCCCGTCCGCAGGCTCCAGGCGTATGGCGCCGAACGTCGTCGGCGTGGGTGCGGTCTGGTGGTAGGCGCCCAGGCGGGGATGCATCGCGATCGTGGTTGGGGCGACACCGGCGGGACGGCCGCGGCTGAACCCGGAATCGGCGCCCTCATGGACCCCGCCTGCGAGGCCGGTCCCGGCCAGGGCCTCGCGCACCCGCGACGGAGCCGCCTCGGGAAGCACCAGCACGTCGGGGTCGGTCTCGTCGATGAGGCGCCGCGCGTCGGCCGCAGTGAGGGTGTCCAGGCTGTTGAACACCGTCACCCGCACGTGCCGCCCGGTGTTCCCCGTGGCGGTGGCGGGCCCGGCCGCCCAGGGCGGCGCATCGGGCCAGGCCAGCAGTCCCACGCCCAGGCCCAGGAGCATCGCCGCGACGCCGCCGACCGCCGTCCTCCGCCGGGTGCCCGCCCCTCGGTGGAGCGCCAGCACGCCGAGGCCGAGCAGGGTGAGACCGGCCCCCGCCGGCTCCGCGAACGCGAGGGCCTGAGCGAGGAACAGTCGGGTGGTCAGCCGCTGCCCGAGCTCGCTGTGCGGTGTGAACACCGCCACCGCGAGCACCGCGAGTGCCAGGAGGAGGGCGGCGGTCAGGATCCTGGCGAGGATGCGGAGCACCGGTGAGCGGGCGGACGTCGGGCGCCGCGCCTCCGTCACGGCACGACCCGGCGCAGCGGCCCGTGGGCCTGCATCTCCGCCTCCACGAGGATCGGCTGGAAGCCCAGGGCCTCGTTGACGTCGAGCATCGGCCGGTTCTCCTCGGCGTTCCAGGTGATGATCGCGCGGGCCTCGGTCAGGGCCCGGCGCAGGGCGACCAGGTTCGCCGCCTTCACCCGCATGCCCAGCCGGTGCCCGCGATGCTCGGGCGAGACGATGGTGTCCCACTGGTCGACCAGACCGCTCGTGCGGGAGCGCGGCGCCACCAGCTCGTTCACGCCGACGATCCGCCCGGTGTCGCGGTGGCGCACCGCGGCCCGGAAGAGCCGACCGGTGAGGAGGATCTGCTCCTCCTGGCGCCGCACCCGCCCCGCGTCCCAGGTCTGCTCGGCCACGGTCAGGTCGCCGGAGGGCACGTCCGTGGCCATGCGCTCCTTGAGGACGGCGAGGTCAGCCCGCACGGCCTCGTCGGCCGGACCCTCCCACGTCAGCACCTCATAGTCCGCGCCAGGGCGCTCCGCCTCGGCGAGGGCGTCCGCGGGGTCGACGGCGGGGGTCAGGACGTCATACCGGCTCACCCGTTCGACCTGCCCGAGGGCGAAGCCGTAGGAGAGGGCGAGCCGCACTCCGGGGTGATCGGCCGGGACGGCGCCGGCCCCGCTCGACGGGCGGAGCGCCCGCTCACCTTCGGCGGGGAGCGGCGTCATGGGCCACGTCTCGAACCGGGTGAAGCCGTCGGCCTCCCGGGCGATGCGCTCGGCCAGGGCCCGGCCGTGGCCGCGGCGCCGGTGGTCGGGGTGGATGAACACGCTGAGGGACGCGGCGTCCGGCTCGTCCACGTGGTTCACCAGGATGCGGCCGTTGCCGACGGGCGTGCCGTCGTCGAGGGCGAGGAAGCGGCGCAGCGTGTAGTCCGACTCGGCGGCGGCGTCGAGGAGGGCGTCGTCGGGGGACTCATCCCACTCGGTGGTGCCGAGGAGTTCGTGGTTGTGGTCGCGGTTGAGGCGGCAGTAGGCCTGCCAGTGCGCCTCGTCGGCGGTGGCGGGCAGGGGGAATTCGAGGATGTCCGGCATGGGGGTGCCTCTCGTCAGCGGGGTCGGGGGAGGGCCGCACGACGTCGGGCGTGGCTCACGACGGGCGTCGGCGGGGAGGGCTCGCGCGCGGGCGCGAGGCGTGGGGGTCACCGCTGGGACATCATGGTGTGAACCATGTCACGGATCGGGCAGAGGGGCAAGGCCGTCGGCCGGCGGCGACGACGGGCCGCCGGGTCTCGCACGACACCGGGGGACACGTGTCGAGACGTAGCGAAGATTTCGCACGACACGCGGCGAAGTTTTCACCGAGCGGGTCAGATCGAGCGGGCGCGAAAAGTACCGGACCTGCTGCCAAGCACTCAACCAACACCTCCGGTCGCTATACCTAGGGCATGTCTGACAATCGTTTTGACCATGCGAGCACAGCATTCAGGACCACAGCGGCCCTGTAGATGATCGCGTACTTGTCATACCGGGTCGCCAGACCCCGCCACTGCTTCAGGTGAGCGTACTGACGCTCGATGACGTTGCGGCCCTTGTAGGCGTCCGCGTCGAGGCCAACGGGGCGCCCGCCGCGGGCACCGCGCCGTCTGCGGTGGCCCTACTGGTCGGCCGGTTCGGAGATGACCGCTTTGATCCCACGGGCGCGTAGGTGGGTGCGGATCGCCCGGGAGGAGTACGCCTTG
This sequence is a window from Micrococcus porci. Protein-coding genes within it:
- a CDS encoding ArgP/LysG family DNA-binding transcriptional regulator, whose translation is MNLDQLQALRAIADEGSFEAAAYELGVSASAVSQRIRALEREVGQVLLRRGTPCEPTEAGVGLVRVARHMRVLEQEAWAGLGRMAAGRSVTSLAVPADVLGTWFGPVLAEAADWDDTVLDLRVEDQDHSARLLRRGEVLAAVTTEPQPVQGCAAEPLGSMRYVPLASPALLARHAAGDVVDLGAMPMMRYNAKDDLQRLALSGAGLDVAPPTHLAPSFDGFHRSVRAGLGWGMLVDAQAVEDVRAGRLVRVPGLDDVLVPLYWQATTLPVTRLARLTQAVREAAQRTLERG
- a CDS encoding GNAT family N-acetyltransferase, which codes for MPDIIEFPLPASSDDPHWRAYCQLGDEYNHELIGTTEWDETPTDALIQAAAETDYTQRRYLAYVDGEAVGYARVLINHVDDPDAASLNVYVHPRHRGRGHGRALAERLVQDTAGLTRFETWPLTPRPVAGQRALTPPNGAGVVPAEHPGVRLAQSYGFALVQIERVSRYDFADPGIDPAVALAEAERVSSDYELHAWEGAADAALQDDLAVLKARMATDVPSGERTVVEQVWDAARVRRMDEQILTTGRLFRAVARHRATGRIVALSELVAPRSRPDGLIDQWDTIVLPEHRGHRLGMRVKAANLIAVRDALPEARAIITWNAEENRHMLDVNEALGFRPVLVEASMEAPAPLRRR
- a CDS encoding GNAT family N-acetyltransferase, which gives rise to MILHLTLPEDWAAARAAGVYTASTRGAGIAEVGFLHASEDERQAGAVAAAFYADRPDAFLVALDEDALAAAGLEVRREPGNPADPQSELFPHVYGGPIPVALMRPLRPSLTLRPYAPDDAAATLDVFRAAVTGTAAAHYTPEQIRAWCPADVDADAWAARRAAAWTVVAVDGAGRVLGFADLTADGVLDMLFVHPEAGGRGASHLLVGAVLAEARRRGLLRVDVRASRSARPVLEALGFTVDGEDPGNTVRGVVVPNTRMHADLAGSAGSPAPPGLWS
- a CDS encoding histone-like nucleoid-structuring protein Lsr2, whose product is MATITTIADDFDNSTPAETTYFSVNGKEYAIDLNEEHRRELEDVLEEVAERLSKYTAVARPLGKSSAPARKSSKSPSSRSGASYDAGAVRSWAEENGYKVADRGRISADVLEAYNASKKG
- a CDS encoding endonuclease/exonuclease/phosphatase family protein, which codes for MTEARRPTSARSPVLRILARILTAALLLALAVLAVAVFTPHSELGQRLTTRLFLAQALAFAEPAGAGLTLLGLGVLALHRGAGTRRRTAVGGVAAMLLGLGVGLLAWPDAPPWAAGPATATGNTGRHVRVTVFNSLDTLTAADARRLIDETDPDVLVLPEAAPSRVREALAGTGLAGGVHEGADSGFSRGRPAGVAPTTIAMHPRLGAYHQTAPTPTTFGAIRLEPADGADGPVVVGVHTGPPLPRLMDDWRGDLDRLSAVDHAAAQGPMVVAGDLNATLRHGPLADRVHLADTALRCPDDVGGTWPSDAPGRLRSPIDHVLVTGDVEVLSCTTLRVGASDHLAYAAELRLPGT
- a CDS encoding GNAT family N-acetyltransferase, with product MPDILEFPLPATADEAHWQAYCRLNRDHNHELLGTTEWDESPDDALLDAAAESDYTLRRFLALDDGTPVGNGRILVNHVDEPDAASLSVFIHPDHRRRGHGRALAERIAREADGFTRFETWPMTPLPAEGERALRPSSGAGAVPADHPGVRLALSYGFALGQVERVSRYDVLTPAVDPADALAEAERPGADYEVLTWEGPADEAVRADLAVLKERMATDVPSGDLTVAEQTWDAGRVRRQEEQILLTGRLFRAAVRHRDTGRIVGVNELVAPRSRTSGLVDQWDTIVSPEHRGHRLGMRVKAANLVALRRALTEARAIITWNAEENRPMLDVNEALGFQPILVEAEMQAHGPLRRVVP